From a region of the Mercurialis annua linkage group LG1-X, ddMerAnnu1.2, whole genome shotgun sequence genome:
- the LOC126688162 gene encoding bifunctional protein FolD 1, mitochondrial: MMRILTLMKRIGQTLPFSGRQNHIITRKLSTQILKSPQSLVSLDLPEIWAPGINGADSYTLPSSNALSEQDAAVIDGKSISEEIRSNIDVEVRRMKNGIGKVPGLVVILVGERSDSQTYVRNKINACEEAGIRSLVAELPEDCTENAVMDAVSSFNEDPSIHGILVQLPLPQHLDESKILNMVRLEKDVDGFHPLNMGNLALRGREPLFISCTPKGCVELLIRFGVEIKGKHAVVIGRSNIVGLPTSLLLQRHHATVSIVNAFTNNPKAVTSEADIVVTAAGVPNLVHGDWLKPGAVVIDVGTCPVEDPSSEYGYRLVGDVCYEEAVKVASAITPVPGGVGPMTIAMLLCNTLDSAKRTYNFV; encoded by the exons ATGATGAGGATACTGACGCTTATGAAGAGGATTGGGCAAACATTACCATTTTCAGGACGGCAAAACCACATAATTACAAGAAAATTAAGTACCCAGATTCTAAAATCTCCTCAGTCTCTGGTTTCTCTTGACCTCCCCGAAATTTGGGCTCCTGGTATCAATGGTGCTGATTCTTACACTCTTCCTTCATCCAACGCCC TTAGTGAGCAGGATGCTGCTGTAATAGATGGGAAGTCAATTTCAGAGGAAATTAGATCGAACATAGATGTTGAAGTAAGGAGGATGAAAAATGGCATTGGAAAGGTTCCTGGCTTGGTGGTTATTTTAGTGGGTGAGAGAAGCGACTCACAAACATATGTTCGTAACAAGATAAATGCCTGTGAAGAAGCTGGCATTAGGTCTCTTGTTGCTGAACTTCCCGAAGATTGCACTGAAAATGCAGTCATGGATGCTGTGTCGAGTTTTAATGAGGACCCATCTATTCACGGTATTCTTGTGCAGCTTCCCTTACCACAA CATTTGGATGAAAGCAAGATTTTGAACATGGTGAGGTTGGAAAAAGATGTAGACGGCTTCCATCCATTAAATATGGGGAATCTTGCCTTGAGAGGAAGGGAACCGTTGTTTATCTCATGCACTCCTAAGGGTTGCGTCGAATTATTGATCAGGTTCGGTGTGGAAATCAAGGGGAAGCATGCTGTGGTTATTGGGAGAAGCAATATTGTTGGTTTGCCCACTTCCTTGTTGTTGCAG AGGCACCATGCAACTGTTAGCATTGTAAATGCTTTCACAAATAATCCGAAGGCAGTAACTAGTGAAGCCGACATTGTGGTCACAGCTGCTGGAGTGCCCAATTTGGTCCACGGTGACTGGTTAAAGCCTGGTGCAGTTGTTATTGATGTGGGAACTTGCCCAGTTGAG GATCCCAGCAGTGAGTACGGTTATCGTCTTGTGGGAGATGTTTGCTATGAAGAAGCAGTGAAGGTGGCGTCGGCTATTACACCTGTGCCAGGAGGTGTTGGACCCATGACAATTGCCATGTTGCTATGTAACACTCTTGATTCTGCCAAGAGAACATATAATTTTGTGTGA